Proteins from a single region of Chryseobacterium sp. T16E-39:
- a CDS encoding GNAT family N-acetyltransferase: MSNIIWKIKTFEEFTVPELYKILKARIDVFVIEQNCPYPDLDNNDQKGVHIWAEEDGEILAYCRVFDKGVKYDQTSFGRVLTTEKARGKSLGKQLIRYAIDTIENRFHTSEIKISAQDYLLRFYSEFGFIDTGNKYLEDDIPHTEMIRK, translated from the coding sequence ATGAGTAATATAATCTGGAAAATCAAGACTTTTGAGGAATTTACGGTTCCTGAATTGTATAAGATATTGAAGGCACGTATTGATGTTTTCGTTATCGAACAAAACTGTCCTTATCCGGATCTTGATAATAATGATCAAAAGGGGGTTCATATCTGGGCTGAAGAAGATGGAGAGATCCTTGCTTATTGCAGGGTCTTTGATAAAGGGGTAAAGTATGATCAAACTTCTTTTGGAAGAGTTTTAACGACTGAGAAGGCAAGAGGCAAGAGTTTAGGGAAACAGCTGATACGATATGCTATTGATACGATAGAAAATCGATTCCATACTTCTGAAATCAAAATTTCTGCACAAGATTATCTATTGCGTTTTTATTCTGAATTCGGATTTATAGATACAGGAAATAAATACCTGGAGGATGATATTCCCCATACGGAAATGATAAGAAAATAA
- the yihA gene encoding ribosome biogenesis GTP-binding protein YihA/YsxC, whose amino-acid sequence MVIKTAEFVKSSGKWQECPEPDIPEYAFIGRSNVGKSSLINAMMNHKDLAKTSQTPGKTQLINHFLVNESWYLTDLPGYGYAKVSKVQRKDFEKLITNYILNRRNLVNLFVLVDSRHTPQKIDLEFIQWCGESGVPFSIVFTKADKLKPNVVIKNVEDYKAELHKTWEDLPELYVTSAEKKEGGDKILDFIQTTNEFLKNNSVNFDE is encoded by the coding sequence ATGGTAATTAAAACAGCAGAATTTGTAAAAAGTAGCGGGAAGTGGCAGGAATGCCCGGAACCGGATATTCCTGAATATGCTTTTATTGGAAGGTCGAATGTAGGAAAATCATCATTGATTAATGCAATGATGAACCATAAAGACCTGGCGAAAACATCACAAACTCCGGGAAAAACACAGCTGATTAACCATTTTTTAGTTAATGAAAGCTGGTATCTTACAGATTTACCGGGATATGGATATGCTAAAGTTTCAAAAGTTCAGAGAAAAGATTTTGAAAAACTGATTACCAATTATATCCTGAACAGAAGAAACCTGGTGAACCTTTTTGTGTTGGTGGATTCCAGGCATACTCCACAGAAGATCGATTTAGAATTTATTCAGTGGTGTGGTGAAAGTGGAGTTCCTTTTTCAATTGTTTTTACAAAAGCAGATAAGTTGAAGCCCAATGTTGTGATAAAAAATGTAGAAGATTACAAAGCTGAACTTCATAAAACATGGGAAGACCTTCCCGAACTGTATGTTACTTCGGCTGAGAAAAAGGAAGGTGGAGATAAAATTCTGGATTTTATCCAGACAACCAATGAGTTTTTAAAAAATAACAGTGTCAACTTCGATGAGTAA
- a CDS encoding alpha/beta fold hydrolase has product MIFSTKKEKKYTFVEAGEGHPLVLLHGLMGGLSNFDKMVNFFSEKGFKVYVPQLPIYDLPVLNTNLTTIAKYIIKFIESHISEPVTIVGNSMGGHVGLILALARPDLVKNLVLTGSSGLYERTFGDSFPRKSDRLYIRKKTEEVFYDPAVATEDLVDEVFDVVNDRMKGIKTVMLARSAIKHNMLNDLPKILTPTCLIWGKQDNVTPPEVAEDMHKFIPNSDLFWIDKCGHAAMMEKPDEFNEILYSWLKDKV; this is encoded by the coding sequence ATGATATTTAGTACAAAAAAAGAAAAGAAATATACTTTTGTAGAAGCGGGAGAAGGACATCCATTGGTGCTGTTGCACGGGTTAATGGGTGGCTTGAGTAATTTCGATAAGATGGTGAATTTTTTTTCGGAGAAAGGATTTAAGGTCTATGTACCTCAACTGCCAATCTATGATTTGCCGGTACTCAATACCAATCTTACTACTATTGCAAAATATATTATCAAGTTTATAGAGAGCCATATTTCCGAACCGGTAACGATCGTTGGAAATTCAATGGGGGGACATGTCGGGCTTATCTTAGCTCTGGCAAGACCTGATCTTGTTAAAAATCTTGTTTTGACCGGGAGTTCCGGTTTATATGAGAGGACATTTGGAGACAGCTTTCCCAGAAAAAGCGACAGACTATATATAAGGAAGAAAACAGAAGAAGTTTTCTATGATCCTGCCGTAGCGACAGAGGATCTGGTCGATGAGGTTTTTGATGTAGTGAATGATAGAATGAAAGGGATAAAAACCGTAATGCTTGCAAGAAGTGCTATCAAACACAATATGCTGAATGATCTTCCAAAGATTCTGACACCGACATGTCTGATCTGGGGGAAGCAGGATAATGTAACACCACCGGAAGTAGCCGAGGATATGCATAAATTTATCCCAAATTCGGATTTGTTCTGGATTGATAAATGCGGCCACGCAGCAATGATGGAAAAACCAGATGAGTTTAATGAAATTCTCTACAGCTGGTTAAAAGATAAAGTGTAA
- the mraZ gene encoding division/cell wall cluster transcriptional repressor MraZ, with the protein MKNFIGTYECKIDDKGRLKVPASLIKQMENFEDKAFVVKRSVFQPCLEVYPMKAWDQLMGKINKLNRFIKKNADFIRMFTAGVKTAELDSAGRLQISKDLTLFASLHKDIVITSAGELFEIWDKDAYEKVISTNETDFASLAEDVMGSFDEE; encoded by the coding sequence ATGAAGAATTTCATTGGAACATATGAGTGTAAAATAGACGACAAAGGTCGCTTAAAAGTACCTGCATCGCTGATCAAGCAGATGGAGAACTTTGAAGACAAAGCCTTTGTAGTCAAACGTTCCGTGTTTCAACCTTGCCTGGAAGTTTACCCTATGAAAGCATGGGATCAACTGATGGGCAAAATTAATAAACTAAACAGATTCATTAAAAAGAATGCTGATTTCATTAGAATGTTTACAGCAGGAGTAAAAACAGCAGAGTTGGATAGTGCAGGCAGATTGCAGATTTCTAAAGACCTCACCCTTTTTGCAAGTCTTCATAAAGACATTGTGATCACAAGCGCAGGTGAACTATTTGAAATTTGGGATAAAGATGCCTATGAAAAAGTAATTTCAACGAACGAAACTGATTTTGCAAGCCTGGCTGAAGATGTGATGGGCTCTTTCGATGAAGAATAA
- the rsmH gene encoding 16S rRNA (cytosine(1402)-N(4))-methyltransferase RsmH, translating to MYHNPVLLKQSVDDLVTNPDGTYVDCTFGGGGHSREILSRLSDKGKLFSFDQDLDALKNNIDDPRFTLINQNFRFLENSLLMYGISQVDGVLADLGVSSHQFDEAERGFSTRSNAPLDMRMNVMQGLDAKRVINEYEEEQLADIFYYYGELREARKLARDIVHHRKSKIINTTEDLKKLFSYLPPHKVNKFYAQLFQAIRIEVNQELEVLKEMLVQAYQVLKPEGRLVVISYHSLEDRLVKRFLKNGMFEGEPTRDIYGNYKKAFELLKSKAIIPDDKEIEENSRARSAKMRTGIKI from the coding sequence ATGTATCATAATCCCGTTTTGTTGAAGCAAAGTGTTGATGATTTGGTGACGAATCCAGACGGAACATACGTGGACTGTACTTTTGGTGGTGGGGGCCATTCAAGAGAAATTTTGAGCAGGCTTTCTGACAAAGGAAAATTATTCAGTTTTGACCAGGACTTAGATGCTCTTAAAAATAATATTGATGATCCTAGATTTACTTTGATCAATCAGAATTTCAGATTCCTGGAAAACTCCTTGCTCATGTATGGAATTTCCCAGGTAGATGGCGTTTTGGCAGATCTTGGTGTATCATCACATCAGTTCGATGAAGCTGAAAGAGGATTCTCGACAAGAAGCAATGCTCCTTTAGATATGAGAATGAATGTAATGCAGGGCCTTGATGCTAAAAGAGTGATCAATGAATATGAAGAAGAGCAGCTGGCAGACATTTTTTATTATTACGGAGAATTAAGAGAAGCCCGGAAATTGGCAAGAGATATCGTTCATCACAGAAAAAGTAAGATCATCAATACAACAGAAGATCTAAAAAAACTGTTTAGCTATCTTCCACCGCATAAGGTAAATAAATTTTATGCCCAGCTTTTTCAGGCCATCAGAATTGAGGTAAACCAGGAGCTCGAAGTTTTAAAAGAAATGCTTGTTCAGGCATATCAGGTTTTAAAACCGGAAGGAAGATTGGTCGTTATTTCTTACCACTCTTTAGAAGACCGCCTTGTCAAAAGATTCCTAAAGAACGGAATGTTTGAAGGAGAACCGACCCGGGATATTTATGGGAATTATAAAAAAGCATTTGAACTGCTCAAGAGCAAAGCAATCATTCCTGATGATAAGGAAATTGAAGAAAACTCAAGAGCAAGAAGTGCAAAAATGAGAACAGGAATAAAAATATAA
- a CDS encoding FtsL-like putative cell division protein: MAKRTTNRPQKRLTFIDIVKGNFLNRDEIKIHYKYFLLLFVLMMAMIYTNHLVNKKIKIVNALKEETEEYKSRNAYAQSKLIKVKMESELGKEVARDSLMTLENHPHKLLIKLDSTDAKAK; encoded by the coding sequence TTGGCAAAAAGAACAACAAATCGCCCACAGAAGAGATTAACTTTTATAGATATTGTAAAAGGGAATTTCCTGAACCGTGATGAGATAAAAATACATTACAAGTATTTTTTATTGCTTTTTGTCCTGATGATGGCTATGATCTATACGAATCACCTGGTGAATAAGAAGATCAAAATTGTAAATGCTTTAAAAGAAGAAACAGAAGAATATAAATCCCGAAATGCTTATGCCCAAAGCAAACTGATCAAAGTAAAAATGGAATCAGAACTGGGAAAAGAAGTAGCACGGGATTCTTTAATGACATTAGAAAACCACCCTCATAAACTGCTAATAAAATTAGATAGTACAGATGCAAAAGCAAAATGA
- a CDS encoding penicillin-binding transpeptidase domain-containing protein, translating into MQKQNEYDNKRKKTLRWGYLFAVVALSVFVLFLARIVILQNTNVQEIKDDYINKNYREATLKAARGNLFASDGSILATTVMRYDIFLDFKTMKDTVYSNNIGALTDSLSKMFGKPRSEFRQKFDEQKRKKNQYYTLARGLDFDEYDRIRNFPIFKKGKNKGGFIVDRNYKRELATSEIGAGTIGMDNSEYKSGLEGAFSKYLTGTDGKRLEQRINSSQWKPIDFWKVQEPVDGEDVYTTLDLRIQDIAHSALEKQLINFEAKHGTVIVMEVATGKVRAMVNLRRTDSGDYEDAYNYAIKDNIEPGSTFKTISLLAAMDDGFIDDNTTVNVGNGVWTYAKQRISDGHGGGTYDISDVLAKSSNVGTAKLITKYYADKPQIFLDHLKRWKLFDKMDIELPGITRPKIVTPQNKRWNAATLASISFGYSSNINLLQLATFYNGVANNGKMLKPLFIDKIMKDGKVMYNAKPEVMVNKMASEKAIKMMTNALTKAVEKGTGKSIFTPNLRMAGKTGTARFEYWLPGPMKYRASFAGFYPADNPKYTCYVMVSEPNTAKGFYGATVSAPVFKEIAGKTFLKTPQNIEKEMLVDKKVNLNKMVEPNVKIAVNDKQMPNVVGLIGKNVIPQLENLGYRVDYKGVGRIKEQFPLEGTSISKNQRIYLSLQN; encoded by the coding sequence ATGCAAAAGCAAAATGAATACGACAACAAACGTAAAAAAACGTTAAGGTGGGGCTACCTCTTCGCAGTGGTAGCTTTGTCCGTGTTTGTACTTTTTTTAGCAAGGATTGTCATCTTACAAAACACTAATGTTCAGGAAATTAAAGATGATTACATCAATAAAAATTATCGTGAAGCTACTCTAAAGGCCGCACGTGGAAATCTATTTGCATCAGACGGTTCCATTCTGGCCACTACAGTAATGCGCTATGATATCTTTCTCGACTTCAAAACCATGAAAGATACGGTGTACAGTAACAATATCGGGGCACTGACGGATTCTTTAAGCAAAATGTTTGGAAAGCCTAGAAGTGAATTCAGACAGAAATTTGATGAGCAGAAAAGAAAGAAAAACCAATACTATACTTTAGCCAGAGGATTGGATTTTGATGAATATGATAGAATAAGAAACTTTCCCATCTTTAAAAAAGGAAAAAACAAAGGTGGATTTATCGTTGATAGAAATTACAAAAGAGAATTGGCAACTTCAGAGATCGGTGCCGGTACTATTGGAATGGATAACAGTGAATATAAGTCCGGACTGGAAGGTGCTTTCTCAAAATATTTGACCGGAACCGATGGAAAAAGGCTAGAGCAAAGAATTAATTCTTCACAGTGGAAACCCATTGACTTTTGGAAAGTTCAGGAACCTGTTGATGGAGAAGATGTCTATACGACCTTAGATCTTAGAATTCAAGACATTGCGCACTCTGCTTTAGAGAAGCAACTAATCAATTTTGAAGCAAAACACGGCACCGTGATTGTTATGGAGGTAGCAACCGGAAAGGTTCGCGCGATGGTTAATTTACGAAGAACAGATTCCGGAGATTATGAGGATGCCTATAATTATGCTATAAAAGATAATATAGAACCTGGTTCGACTTTCAAAACCATTTCACTCTTAGCAGCAATGGATGATGGTTTTATTGACGACAATACAACTGTAAATGTTGGAAACGGAGTTTGGACCTATGCTAAACAACGAATCTCAGATGGCCACGGTGGTGGAACTTATGACATTAGCGATGTATTGGCAAAATCGAGTAATGTAGGAACAGCAAAACTCATTACAAAATATTATGCTGATAAACCTCAGATATTTCTGGATCATCTAAAACGCTGGAAACTATTTGACAAAATGGACATCGAGCTTCCAGGGATCACAAGACCTAAGATCGTAACTCCACAAAACAAAAGATGGAATGCAGCGACGCTCGCTTCTATTTCTTTTGGATATTCTTCGAACATCAACCTATTACAATTAGCAACTTTCTACAATGGAGTTGCTAATAATGGTAAAATGCTTAAGCCTCTATTCATCGACAAAATTATGAAAGATGGTAAGGTGATGTATAATGCAAAACCAGAGGTAATGGTTAACAAAATGGCTTCAGAAAAAGCCATAAAAATGATGACCAACGCTCTAACAAAAGCAGTGGAAAAAGGAACCGGTAAAAGTATTTTCACTCCAAATCTTAGGATGGCAGGAAAAACCGGAACGGCAAGATTTGAATACTGGTTGCCTGGTCCGATGAAATACCGTGCCTCTTTCGCAGGGTTTTATCCGGCCGACAATCCGAAGTATACTTGCTATGTAATGGTCAGCGAGCCAAATACAGCAAAAGGATTTTATGGCGCTACAGTTTCAGCCCCTGTTTTTAAAGAAATTGCTGGAAAGACATTTTTAAAAACACCTCAAAATATTGAAAAAGAAATGCTTGTTGACAAAAAGGTAAACCTCAATAAAATGGTGGAACCTAATGTTAAGATAGCAGTAAATGATAAACAAATGCCTAATGTAGTAGGACTGATCGGTAAAAATGTAATTCCACAATTAGAAAACCTAGGATACCGCGTCGACTACAAAGGGGTTGGAAGAATAAAAGAACAGTTTCCTTTAGAAGGAACCAGTATCAGCAAGAATCAAAGAATATATTTATCCCTTCAGAATTAA
- a CDS encoding UDP-N-acetylmuramoyl-L-alanyl-D-glutamate--2,6-diaminopimelate ligase has translation MQLIELLNRIPTLEIHGDNTREVSELVFDSRKVTENSLYIAVRGTVADGHSYIASSIEKGAKTIVCEEFPEHLDASITYVKVKDSSKTLGHLASNFYGNPSEKLKLIGVTGTNGKTSVSTLLFDVFKNLGYDSALLSTVEIRIGDKIIPATHTTPDVITINQILAKAVEEGCEFAFMEVSSHGISQNRIEGLHFKIAGFTNLTHDHLDYHKTFDDYLKTKKRFFDELQDTAIAITNVDDKNGNVMLQNTKATKRSYALKTMADYHGKALEIDFNGMLLNFNGKEFWTTLTGKFNVYNLLLVFGIASELGFEQSEILQAVSMLKRVSGRFETFKSDGGIFFIVDYAHTPDALENILDSINDIRTKNERLITVFGCGGDRDHSKRPEMGNIATKKSTLAIITSDNPRTEDPAVIIKEIEAGVEPQNFSKYTSIPDRKEAIKMAIKFAEPKDIVLVAGKGHENYQEINCVKHHFDDKEVINELWKLMSK, from the coding sequence ATGCAATTAATTGAATTATTAAATAGAATCCCAACTTTAGAAATTCATGGTGATAACACCCGTGAGGTTTCCGAATTGGTTTTTGACAGCAGAAAGGTTACAGAGAATTCTCTTTACATTGCAGTAAGGGGGACGGTTGCAGATGGGCATTCATATATTGCATCTTCTATTGAAAAAGGAGCTAAGACTATTGTTTGTGAAGAATTTCCTGAGCATCTGGATGCCAGCATCACTTATGTAAAAGTAAAAGATTCTTCTAAAACCCTGGGACATTTAGCTTCAAATTTCTATGGTAATCCATCGGAAAAATTAAAGCTCATTGGAGTTACCGGAACTAATGGAAAAACTTCAGTATCAACTTTATTATTTGATGTTTTCAAAAACCTGGGATATGATTCTGCATTGCTTTCAACAGTAGAAATCAGAATTGGAGATAAAATAATTCCAGCAACCCACACCACTCCTGATGTGATCACAATCAATCAGATACTGGCAAAAGCAGTTGAGGAGGGATGTGAATTTGCCTTCATGGAAGTAAGCTCTCATGGAATTTCTCAAAACAGAATTGAGGGGTTGCATTTTAAAATAGCAGGATTTACGAATCTTACCCATGACCATCTGGATTATCACAAAACATTTGATGATTATCTGAAAACGAAGAAAAGGTTTTTTGATGAATTACAGGATACTGCGATTGCTATTACGAATGTCGATGACAAAAATGGCAATGTAATGCTTCAAAATACCAAGGCTACCAAAAGGTCTTATGCGTTGAAAACAATGGCAGATTACCATGGAAAAGCCTTAGAAATTGACTTCAATGGAATGTTATTGAACTTCAATGGAAAAGAATTCTGGACTACTCTGACAGGTAAATTCAACGTATATAACCTGTTGCTGGTTTTTGGAATCGCATCAGAATTAGGATTTGAACAAAGTGAAATTCTTCAGGCAGTAAGCATGCTGAAAAGAGTTTCCGGAAGATTTGAAACCTTTAAATCTGATGGAGGGATCTTCTTTATTGTTGATTACGCCCACACTCCGGATGCATTGGAAAACATTCTGGACAGTATTAATGATATCAGGACAAAAAATGAAAGACTGATTACCGTTTTCGGTTGCGGAGGCGATAGAGATCATTCTAAAAGACCGGAAATGGGAAATATTGCAACGAAGAAATCCACGTTAGCGATTATCACTTCAGACAATCCAAGGACTGAAGATCCGGCAGTTATTATAAAAGAAATTGAAGCAGGCGTTGAACCTCAAAACTTCAGCAAATACACTTCGATTCCAGATAGAAAAGAAGCCATAAAAATGGCGATCAAGTTTGCAGAACCAAAAGATATTGTTCTTGTAGCCGGAAAAGGCCACGAAAACTATCAGGAGATTAATTGCGTAAAACACCATTTTGACGACAAGGAAGTAATTAATGAGCTTTGGAAATTGATGAGCAAATAA
- a CDS encoding four helix bundle protein: MTKNFEDFPVYCKSLDLIEKIYIFLRSQGLEKEFEFNNQIKRARFSISNNIAEGSEYNNNRQFIKYLKIAKGSCAEVRSMMIVSKRLKLGNEIMAEEAINLSREISSNISNFIKYLKENIERK; this comes from the coding sequence ATGACAAAAAATTTCGAAGACTTTCCAGTTTATTGTAAAAGTTTAGATTTAATTGAAAAGATCTATATATTTCTTCGAAGTCAGGGATTGGAAAAAGAATTTGAATTTAATAACCAAATAAAAAGAGCCAGATTTTCAATATCAAATAATATTGCTGAAGGCTCAGAATATAATAACAACAGACAATTTATTAAATATTTAAAAATTGCAAAAGGCAGTTGCGCAGAAGTAAGAAGTATGATGATTGTAAGTAAAAGATTAAAATTAGGGAATGAAATTATGGCAGAAGAGGCAATTAATCTATCAAGAGAAATTTCTTCTAATATTTCAAATTTTATAAAATATTTAAAAGAGAATATTGAGAGAAAATAA
- the mraY gene encoding phospho-N-acetylmuramoyl-pentapeptide-transferase codes for MLYYLYEYLTNHGIHIPGLGMLKYISFRAGMAVLLSLTIALVYGKRIINYLRAKQMGELVRDLGLDGQKQKEGTPTMGGLIIILATLIPVLLLTRITNVYIVLLTISVLWMGAIGFVDDYLKKVKKNKDGLSGKFKIVGQVGLGLIVGVTMYFHPDITVKRKYADAKVVNRNNVEQNFMPTEKITVSTVPFAKNNEFDYSGMLFWMNDKDAHEWAWIVFIPIVIFIVTAVSNGANITDGIDGLAAGTSTVILLALAFFTYVSGNIIFADYLNIMFLPNMGETTIFVVAMVGAVIGFFWYNTYPAQVFMGDTGSLMLGGVIAVLAIILRKELMIPVLCGIFLIENMSVMLQVVVFKYRKKKYGLEYAQNNRLFKMSPLHHHYQKDGFHESKIVNRMIIIGVMLAIVCLITLKMR; via the coding sequence ATGTTATACTACTTATACGAATACTTAACGAACCACGGAATTCACATCCCGGGACTTGGAATGTTAAAATACATTTCATTTCGTGCCGGAATGGCAGTTCTGTTGTCTCTAACGATCGCTCTTGTTTACGGAAAAAGAATTATCAATTACCTGAGAGCTAAACAAATGGGAGAACTGGTTCGTGACCTGGGACTTGATGGACAGAAGCAAAAAGAAGGAACCCCTACTATGGGAGGGCTGATCATCATTCTTGCTACCCTGATTCCCGTACTGCTCTTAACCAGAATAACCAATGTATACATTGTTCTTCTTACGATCTCTGTTTTATGGATGGGAGCTATTGGTTTTGTAGATGATTATTTAAAGAAAGTAAAGAAAAATAAAGACGGATTAAGTGGCAAATTTAAAATTGTAGGACAGGTTGGCTTAGGGCTAATCGTCGGAGTTACAATGTATTTCCACCCGGACATTACTGTAAAGAGAAAATATGCTGACGCAAAAGTGGTCAATAGAAATAATGTAGAGCAAAATTTTATGCCTACAGAAAAAATTACCGTTTCTACTGTACCTTTTGCTAAAAATAATGAGTTCGACTACAGTGGAATGTTATTTTGGATGAATGATAAAGATGCTCACGAATGGGCATGGATCGTTTTTATTCCGATTGTCATTTTCATCGTAACGGCAGTTTCCAATGGAGCTAATATTACAGATGGAATTGACGGACTCGCCGCAGGTACAAGTACTGTCATATTATTAGCATTGGCATTTTTCACCTACGTTTCCGGGAACATCATTTTTGCAGACTACCTCAATATTATGTTCCTTCCCAATATGGGCGAAACCACCATTTTTGTCGTCGCCATGGTGGGAGCAGTTATCGGATTCTTCTGGTATAATACCTACCCTGCACAGGTGTTTATGGGGGATACAGGAAGTTTGATGCTTGGAGGGGTAATTGCAGTTTTAGCCATTATTTTAAGAAAAGAGCTGATGATTCCGGTATTATGTGGAATTTTCTTAATCGAAAACATGTCGGTAATGCTGCAGGTTGTTGTCTTCAAATACAGAAAGAAAAAATATGGGCTGGAATACGCTCAAAATAATAGATTATTTAAAATGTCACCATTACATCACCATTATCAGAAAGACGGTTTCCACGAAAGTAAAATCGTTAACAGAATGATTATCATCGGTGTAATGCTGGCTATAGTATGTCTGATCACATTGAAAATGAGATAA
- the murD gene encoding UDP-N-acetylmuramoyl-L-alanine--D-glutamate ligase produces the protein MKIVVLGGGESGCGAAYLAKKKGLEVFLSDKGAIKDNYRQFLTDNNIEFEEGNHDEERILNADWIVKSPGIPKKADIIYKINLQGIRLSSEIEFASEFTNAKIIAITGSNGKTTTTSLIYYILKNDGLKVGLGGNIGYSFAKQVADENHEYYVLEVSSFQLDDIQNFRPYISLLLNLSQDHLDQYNYNYEEYALAKFRIAENQENDNFFIYNKDDEMSKNILEKLEIKAKMIPFSTKEKLSEGGFIDNDNIVVQLKDAFSMKIDELSLLGNHNVANSLAASIASKILNVNNESIRNSLMTFQAVEHRLEFVSEIDGVKYINDSKATNVNATYYALESMKTPTIWIVGGQDKGNDYTEIEDLVKRKVKAIVCLGIDNQKIIHFFKDKKEFIYDTSSMEEAVRISKSIAKNGETVLLSPCCASFDLFKSYEDRGRQFKEQVLK, from the coding sequence ATGAAAATAGTTGTTTTAGGAGGTGGAGAAAGTGGCTGCGGAGCTGCATATTTAGCTAAAAAGAAAGGTTTGGAAGTATTTCTTTCAGACAAGGGAGCTATCAAAGATAACTATAGGCAGTTTCTTACCGACAACAACATTGAATTCGAAGAAGGAAACCATGATGAAGAAAGAATTTTAAATGCAGATTGGATTGTTAAAAGTCCTGGAATTCCTAAAAAAGCAGATATCATTTATAAAATTAATCTGCAGGGAATCCGACTTTCGTCCGAGATCGAATTTGCCTCTGAGTTCACCAATGCTAAAATCATTGCGATCACCGGAAGTAATGGAAAAACAACAACCACTTCTCTAATCTACTATATCCTGAAAAATGACGGATTGAAAGTAGGCTTGGGAGGAAATATAGGATACAGCTTCGCTAAACAAGTAGCAGACGAAAACCATGAATATTATGTATTGGAGGTGAGCTCTTTCCAACTGGATGATATTCAGAATTTCAGACCTTACATATCGCTGTTGTTAAATTTATCTCAGGATCACCTGGATCAGTACAATTACAACTATGAAGAATATGCCTTGGCAAAGTTCAGAATAGCTGAAAATCAGGAAAATGATAATTTCTTCATCTACAATAAAGATGATGAGATGAGTAAGAATATTCTTGAAAAATTAGAAATAAAAGCAAAAATGATCCCTTTTTCAACAAAAGAAAAATTGTCTGAAGGAGGTTTTATAGATAATGATAATATTGTGGTACAATTAAAGGATGCCTTCTCAATGAAAATTGATGAACTTTCTTTATTAGGAAATCACAATGTAGCCAATAGTCTCGCGGCTTCAATTGCCAGCAAAATACTGAATGTTAATAATGAAAGCATAAGAAATTCATTAATGACATTCCAGGCAGTAGAACACAGACTGGAGTTCGTTTCAGAAATCGATGGTGTAAAATACATCAACGACAGTAAAGCAACGAATGTGAATGCAACATATTATGCTTTAGAAAGCATGAAAACCCCAACCATTTGGATTGTTGGAGGGCAGGATAAAGGCAACGATTATACAGAGATCGAAGATCTTGTCAAAAGAAAAGTAAAAGCAATTGTCTGCTTAGGAATTGATAATCAAAAAATTATCCACTTCTTTAAAGACAAAAAAGAATTTATATATGATACGTCAAGCATGGAAGAGGCTGTAAGAATTTCAAAATCTATTGCTAAAAACGGAGAAACAGTTTTACTATCTCCTTGTTGTGCAAGTTTTGACCTTTTCAAAAGCTATGAAGACAGAGGACGACAGTTTAAAGAGCAAGTATTAAAATAA